The genomic DNA ATTGTTTTGGATAGTGAAACAAAATGTTTGGACATTTTGAAAAATAACAAGAAGGTTATTGCTTGTTTAGCACCATCTTTTGTTGTTAGTTTTCATACATTTTCATATAAAAGAGTAATAAGAGCTTTAAAAAAACTTGGATTTGATGAAGTTTGGGAAACTGCTTTTGGTGCTGAAGAAGTTTCTAATAGGATAAAACATTATATAGATGAAAATGATAAAAAAACATACATTAGTACTGCGTGTACTGCTTTTACTACTATGATAGAAAAACATTATCCTGAATTAATAAAATATTTATTACCATTTGTTTCGCCAATGATAAGTGTGGGTAAAATAATAAGAAAAAAATATCCTGATACAGATACTAAGGTAGTATTTATTGGTCCTTGTGTAGCAAAAAAAGCAGAAGCTATGGAATTTCAATATGAAGGAATAATAGATTGTGTTTTGACTTTTGAAGAAATTAAAAGATTGTTTATAAAACAGAAAATAAATATAAGAGAAACTACTGAAAGTGAATTAGATGTTACAGCAAATAAAAATGGCAGACTATTTCCATTGTCAGGTGGTATGATAAAAAATGTATTTGCAAATTCTAATTCAATAGATAATCAATATATATATATTGATGAAGCAAAGGATTGTTTTGAACTAATAGATTCATTACTAAACAAGAAATTTACTTTTAAATTTATTGATGTTTTAATGTGTAAAGGATGTATTAACGGATGTAAGATTGATAGTGATTTAAGTATGTTTGAAAAAATTCATACAATAAAAAAATTTTATAATGAAAGAGAACCTGTGAATAATAGTAAATATATAGATACAGATGTGGATTATAATAGAACATTTACAAATAGAAGAAATATATTACCATATCCTTCAGAAGAAGAGATAAAAAAAGTATTAATAATGACAGATAAATATTCGCAGGAGGATGAGCTTAATTGTGGGGCATGTGGTTATAACACTTGTAGAGAAAAAGCTATTGCTGTGTTACAAGGTATTGCTGAGGTAGAAATGTGTTTACCATATTTAATTAGTAAAAAAACTAAATTGCTTAGGGAATTGTCAACGAAATTGAACGAAATTACTACTTTAAAGGAAGAACTTGAAACAATAATTGAATCATCATATGATGGAATGATGGTTACTGATGGCGAAGGTAAAATATTAAAAATAAATAAGGCATGGAAAAGGATAATTGGGTTTAATGAAAATAAAGATAATGTTTTGGACATGGAGAATAATAATATTATCTTTCCTTCAGGAACATTATTAGTATTAAAAGAAAAAAGAAGATTATCATTCATACAAAATACATTGAATGCTAGACAACATTTAGCAACTGCAACACCTATTTTTGATGAAAATGGTGTAATAACTAGAGTTGTAACCAATATAAGAGATATAGAAGAATTGAATAAACTAAGAGATCAATTATATGAAACTAAGAAATTACAGAAATATTTTTCAAATGGAAAAGATAGACAAGAATCTAATTTAGACATTGTAGGCAATAATAATTTAGTTGCTAATAGTATAGAATTTGGTAGAATACTTCAAACTGCTAGTAAAGTGGCATGTGTTGATTCTACGATATTAGTACTTGGTGAATCTGGAGTTGGTAAAGAGGTTATTGCTAAATTTATACATGGGCTAAGCAATAGAAAGAATAAATCTATGGTTAAAATAAACTGTGGTGCAATTCCTGAAAGCTTAATAGAGTCTGAATTATTTGGTTATGAGACAGGTGCATTTACAGGTGCATCAAAAAGAGGAAAGCCTGGATTAATTGAAGTAGCAGATGAAGGCACCTTATTTTTGGACGAAATAGGAGATTTGCCTCTTAATATTCAAGTGAAATTGCTAAGAGTAATTCAAGAAAAAACACTAACTAGGATAGGAGGAACTAAGGAAATAAATATAAATGTAAGAATAATAGCTGCAACTAATAAAGACCTTTTTAAAATGGTACAAGAAAGTACATTTAGATCGGATTTATACTATAGATTAAATGTTGTTCCAATCAATATACCTCCATTGCGTGATAGAATAGACGATATTTTACCATTATGCTATCATTTTTTAAATATATACAATAATAAATACAGCTGTAACAAAAATTTTACAAGTCATGCAGAGGATGCATTAAAGAATTATTGTTGGCCAGGGAATGTTAGAGAATTAGAAAATCTTATTGAAAGATTAGTAGTAACAGCTAGAAGCGATGTTATTGACAGAGACGATTTACCAGCATTTTTGTTTGCGAATAGTTCTTGTGAATATAGTAAAATAGAGGTTAATGGTATAGTTCCTTTAAAAGAAGCTACAGAACAGGTTGAAAAAATGTTAATAGAGAAAGCTTATAAAAAGTATAGAACTACATATGAGATTGCACAAGCATTAAAGGTTAATCAATCAACAATAGTAAGAAAGATACAAAAATATTTTAAACATAATGCATTTATGCATGATTAAATGCAAATAAACATTTTAGTCCATTTATTTGGGCTTTTTTTTATTCATAAAATTAGTAATAAAATTAAATTTAGTATAAGCTAGAAGCTAGTAAATAACACAATAGAGCATTAAATAATAAAAAAAATCTACAAATATAACAATAAAACCAATATATGGCACAGGTTTTGCAATTTATATATACAAATTAAAAAGGAGGTATATAGCATGTCTGTAGTTAAGTCGTATGAAGAATTAAGAAATTCAGCATTAGAAGCTATAGATAAGAAAAGACCCTCAGGCAAATTTAGAGCGGTGTTAGGATATGCAATTTGTAGTATAAGTGTAGGTGCAGATAATGTACTTTGTAGTATGCAAGAAACTGTAAAACAAGCACAGCTAGATAATATTATTATCGAAACTACAGGTTGTATTGGAATGTGCTGTAGAGAACCATTGTTAGATATATTTACTCCTGAGGGCAAACAGTACACATATGAGTATGTTAATGAAAAAATGGCTAGAGCAATAATAATATCACATAGCATGTATAATGAACCAATTAAAGAATGGTTAATAAAAGATTGAAAGGGGGATTTTTTAAATGCAATCTAAAATAGTTATGGATGCAATTAACAAAGTAGGAGATACTCAAGATAAGTTACTAGAAGTATTAATTGAGGTTCAAGCACAAGCGCCTGGTAATTATATTTCAGAGACTTCATTAAGAGATATTGCACAAGGGTTAAATATTCCATTAAGTAAAGCATACAGTGTTGCTGGTTTTTATTCTATGTTATCAACTAAAGAAAGAGGTAAATATTTAATACAAATTTGTAACAGTGGTCCGTGTTATATAAATAGAGGTAAAGCTATTGCACATGCATTTGAACAAGTATTAGGTATAAAAATGGGTGAAACTACAACTGATAAATTATTTACATTAGAATATACTAGTTGTTTTGGTGCTTGTGATGTTGCACCAGCAATAAAATTAAACGACAAAGTATATGGAAATCTAACTGTTAATAGAGCAATTCAAATTATTAATGATTTGAAAGAAGGTGAAAAGTAATGGTAAATTTATTATCTAAGCTTTGTGGTAAGATTAATCCCTTATCTATTGATGACTATGTAAATAATGAAGGATTTAAAGCAATAAAGAAAGCATTGTATGATATGAGTCCCCAACAAGTTTTAAGTGAAGTTAAAAATTCTAACCTAAGAGGTAGAGGAGGAGCAGCGTTCCCTACAGGATTAAAATGGTCTTTTACTGCATCTGAAAAATCACCTATTAAGTATGTTATATGTAATGCAGATGAAGGTGAGCCCGGAACTTTTAAAGATAGGATTTTATTAGATGGCAGTCCGTTTCAAATCATAGAGGGAATGATGATATGTGGTTATGCAGTTGGAGCAACTAAAGGATATATATATATAAGAGGAGAATACTCAAAGACTAAAGAAATGCTAATAAAAGGTATAGAAATATTAAGAGAGGCAGGTTGTTTAGGAAATAATATATTTGACTCATCATTTGATTTTGATATTGAAGTAAGATCTGGTGCAGGAGCATATGTGTGTGGTGAAGAGACTGCATTGATAGAATCGATAGAAGGTAAGCCTGGACGTACTAGATTTAAGCCTCCTTATCCACCAGTTGCAGGATTATGGAATAAACCAACGCTAGTTAATAATGTTGAAACTCTAGCGAATATACCAGTAATATTAAATTTAGGAGCAGAAGAGTTTAAACAGTATGGTACACCTTCAAGTAGTGGAACAAAACTTATATCTGTTTCAGGCAGCATTGTTAATAAAGGAGTATTTGAGATTGAGTTTGGTATAAGCATCAGAGAAATAATAAACAATCTTTGTGGAGGTATAGATACTGATAAAAAGGTTAAATTTGTACAGCTAGGAGGTTCATCAGGAGCATGTATTCCAGAAAGTATGTTGGATATAAAAATAGATTTTGATTGTTTGAAAGAAAATGGTGTTAGTTTAGGTTCAGGTGCAATGTTTATTGCTGATGAGGATGTGTGTATTGTAGATTTTCTAATGGCAACTATGGAATTCTTTAAACATGAATCCTGTGGTAAGTGTACACCATGTAGAGAGGGTAATAAACATATAGTTCGTATATTAAATAAAATAACTAAAGGTGTTGCAACTCAAAAAGATTTAGAGA from Abyssisolibacter fermentans includes the following:
- a CDS encoding sigma 54-interacting transcriptional regulator, with the translated sequence MQNIISVTQNKCKQCYACVRNCPVKAVQIKNGQAEILYSRCINCGSCINSCPQNAKIVLDSETKCLDILKNNKKVIACLAPSFVVSFHTFSYKRVIRALKKLGFDEVWETAFGAEEVSNRIKHYIDENDKKTYISTACTAFTTMIEKHYPELIKYLLPFVSPMISVGKIIRKKYPDTDTKVVFIGPCVAKKAEAMEFQYEGIIDCVLTFEEIKRLFIKQKINIRETTESELDVTANKNGRLFPLSGGMIKNVFANSNSIDNQYIYIDEAKDCFELIDSLLNKKFTFKFIDVLMCKGCINGCKIDSDLSMFEKIHTIKKFYNEREPVNNSKYIDTDVDYNRTFTNRRNILPYPSEEEIKKVLIMTDKYSQEDELNCGACGYNTCREKAIAVLQGIAEVEMCLPYLISKKTKLLRELSTKLNEITTLKEELETIIESSYDGMMVTDGEGKILKINKAWKRIIGFNENKDNVLDMENNNIIFPSGTLLVLKEKRRLSFIQNTLNARQHLATATPIFDENGVITRVVTNIRDIEELNKLRDQLYETKKLQKYFSNGKDRQESNLDIVGNNNLVANSIEFGRILQTASKVACVDSTILVLGESGVGKEVIAKFIHGLSNRKNKSMVKINCGAIPESLIESELFGYETGAFTGASKRGKPGLIEVADEGTLFLDEIGDLPLNIQVKLLRVIQEKTLTRIGGTKEININVRIIAATNKDLFKMVQESTFRSDLYYRLNVVPINIPPLRDRIDDILPLCYHFLNIYNNKYSCNKNFTSHAEDALKNYCWPGNVRELENLIERLVVTARSDVIDRDDLPAFLFANSSCEYSKIEVNGIVPLKEATEQVEKMLIEKAYKKYRTTYEIAQALKVNQSTIVRKIQKYFKHNAFMHD
- a CDS encoding (2Fe-2S) ferredoxin domain-containing protein produces the protein MSVVKSYEELRNSALEAIDKKRPSGKFRAVLGYAICSISVGADNVLCSMQETVKQAQLDNIIIETTGCIGMCCREPLLDIFTPEGKQYTYEYVNEKMARAIIISHSMYNEPIKEWLIKD
- a CDS encoding complex I 24 kDa subunit family protein produces the protein MQSKIVMDAINKVGDTQDKLLEVLIEVQAQAPGNYISETSLRDIAQGLNIPLSKAYSVAGFYSMLSTKERGKYLIQICNSGPCYINRGKAIAHAFEQVLGIKMGETTTDKLFTLEYTSCFGACDVAPAIKLNDKVYGNLTVNRAIQIINDLKEGEK
- the nuoF gene encoding NADH-quinone oxidoreductase subunit NuoF produces the protein MVNLLSKLCGKINPLSIDDYVNNEGFKAIKKALYDMSPQQVLSEVKNSNLRGRGGAAFPTGLKWSFTASEKSPIKYVICNADEGEPGTFKDRILLDGSPFQIIEGMMICGYAVGATKGYIYIRGEYSKTKEMLIKGIEILREAGCLGNNIFDSSFDFDIEVRSGAGAYVCGEETALIESIEGKPGRTRFKPPYPPVAGLWNKPTLVNNVETLANIPVILNLGAEEFKQYGTPSSSGTKLISVSGSIVNKGVFEIEFGISIREIINNLCGGIDTDKKVKFVQLGGSSGACIPESMLDIKIDFDCLKENGVSLGSGAMFIADEDVCIVDFLMATMEFFKHESCGKCTPCREGNKHIVRILNKITKGVATQKDLEILYEICNVMKTASLCGLGQAAPTAVISCLEHFRDEINEHINKHCRAGNCLFNKGVSANE